One Marinobacter salsuginis genomic region harbors:
- a CDS encoding M48 family metallopeptidase produces the protein MGQWVSGESVLYLGRRYVLKTIQDPEQRKVTCQLIGGKLRVRGKDLIPERTHAAVQQWYRDRASDVFQRRLDLLVDSLPWLKTPPEWRMVAMQTQWGSCAASGAVLLNPHPVKAPTRAIDYVLLHELCHLVEHNHSPRFYNLLDRFMPDWRSVKERLDGQAEVILRGSVA, from the coding sequence GTGGGTCAGTGGGTCAGTGGAGAAAGTGTGCTGTATCTAGGGCGCCGTTACGTGCTCAAAACGATCCAGGACCCTGAGCAACGCAAAGTAACCTGCCAACTCATCGGTGGAAAGTTGCGGGTGCGAGGCAAGGATCTCATCCCAGAACGTACACATGCGGCCGTACAGCAATGGTATCGGGATCGGGCCTCGGATGTGTTCCAGCGCAGGTTAGATCTTCTAGTAGACTCCCTACCCTGGCTTAAAACGCCGCCTGAGTGGCGCATGGTAGCAATGCAGACACAATGGGGAAGCTGTGCGGCCAGCGGCGCCGTTCTGCTGAACCCGCATCCGGTCAAAGCGCCGACCCGGGCTATTGATTACGTTTTGCTCCACGAGCTTTGCCACCTGGTAGAGCACAATCACAGCCCCCGGTTTTACAACCTGCTGGACCGGTTTATGCCGGATTGGCGTTCGGTTAAGGAGCGGTTGGATGGGCAGGCTGAAGTGATCCTCAGGGGATCAGTAGCCTAA
- a CDS encoding DUF1778 domain-containing protein, with translation MPPRDTELSLKLSPKNAQLLRRASAMAGFESLSEFVLQVTLERASRILESAETITLDSESFDAFIADCEQPGPPNSDLKKANERRRVEKAKSS, from the coding sequence ATGCCACCGAGAGACACCGAACTGTCATTAAAATTGTCCCCTAAAAACGCGCAACTCCTTCGACGAGCCTCTGCAATGGCTGGCTTTGAATCATTGTCCGAATTTGTCCTGCAAGTAACGTTGGAGAGAGCCTCGCGAATTCTGGAGTCTGCCGAAACCATCACCCTGGACAGTGAATCTTTCGACGCGTTCATCGCCGATTGTGAACAGCCGGGGCCCCCGAACAGCGACTTAAAGAAAGCGAATGAGCGCCGGAGAGTCGAAAAAGCTAAATCGTCGTGA
- a CDS encoding DUF6527 family protein encodes MHSMKMKTEFVHYMPKVLQNGVLYVSQEFNTAAHLCACGCGEKVRTPLTPTEWRLSNTEKGPSLKPSIGNWQLRCKSHYWIANGNIIWAREWTRAEIEEGRKSEQLRRRSYFNRGINNAPVTVVQKIWQWLKRWFG; translated from the coding sequence ATGCATTCAATGAAAATGAAGACTGAATTTGTGCATTACATGCCCAAAGTCCTACAGAATGGAGTGTTATACGTATCGCAGGAATTCAACACGGCAGCGCATCTGTGCGCGTGCGGATGCGGTGAGAAGGTAAGAACGCCTTTAACTCCCACTGAATGGCGGCTTTCTAATACTGAGAAAGGGCCATCTCTGAAACCTTCAATCGGTAATTGGCAGCTACGCTGTAAGTCCCATTACTGGATAGCCAATGGCAACATTATCTGGGCCAGAGAGTGGACTCGCGCCGAGATTGAGGAAGGTCGAAAGTCTGAACAGTTAAGGAGAAGAAGCTACTTTAACAGAGGCATCAATAATGCACCTGTAACAGTCGTGCAAAAAATCTGGCAGTGGCTCAAACGCTGGTTCGGCTGA
- a CDS encoding ThiF family adenylyltransferase, producing MFQKLVNLNSDLQQLVDKGYALSVDTTNHLIVHDIPYLDSTGQLRIGAIVCKLKFLDKFRFEQNDHQIYFAGDTPHAADGNPVRGLGGGACTINLSPTFNDVVVQRSFSVKPKGAGKYKDHFHKLETYVGMISGPAINKHNANPYTFRLREEVLEDPVFKFRDTLTSRSDLGDLSERLSNEVVAIIGLGGTGAYLLDFLSKTPVKEIIGFDHDYFHVHNTYRSPGRLDEEELGLPKAKVYERRYQNFRHGLSLKNQCLDEESSHLLENVTFAFVCVDNGDSRKEIFDILIRMRIPFIDTGLGVKRSSAGDLSGMLRATYFSTEDADRVREKKCANESEDPNNLYKSNIQISELNALNACMAILQYKQIKGFYEGENRTFDTRFNVSSFLMVRENAFNENED from the coding sequence ATGTTTCAGAAACTGGTCAATCTTAATAGTGATTTGCAGCAGTTGGTCGATAAAGGTTACGCGCTATCAGTCGACACCACTAACCACCTAATCGTGCATGATATTCCTTACTTGGACAGCACGGGACAGTTGAGGATAGGCGCGATTGTGTGCAAGTTGAAATTTCTTGACAAATTTCGCTTCGAACAAAACGACCACCAAATCTATTTTGCCGGAGATACGCCGCACGCTGCGGACGGAAACCCGGTTCGAGGGCTGGGAGGGGGAGCCTGCACAATTAATCTCAGCCCAACATTTAACGACGTCGTCGTCCAGCGGTCCTTCTCGGTAAAGCCCAAAGGGGCTGGAAAATACAAGGATCATTTTCATAAGTTGGAAACGTATGTTGGCATGATCTCTGGCCCAGCAATCAATAAGCACAACGCCAACCCCTACACTTTTCGCTTACGAGAAGAGGTTTTGGAAGATCCCGTGTTCAAATTTCGAGATACGCTTACCAGTCGGTCTGATCTAGGAGATCTTTCAGAGAGGCTCTCGAACGAAGTGGTTGCAATAATAGGCCTGGGTGGAACAGGTGCCTATCTATTGGACTTCCTATCCAAAACCCCGGTAAAAGAAATAATAGGATTCGATCACGATTACTTTCACGTGCACAACACGTATCGCTCTCCTGGACGCCTGGATGAAGAAGAGTTAGGCCTTCCAAAAGCTAAGGTTTACGAGCGCCGGTACCAAAATTTTCGCCACGGTCTATCCCTAAAAAACCAATGTCTCGATGAGGAATCAAGCCATTTGCTCGAGAATGTCACCTTTGCCTTCGTATGCGTCGACAATGGTGATTCGCGTAAAGAAATTTTTGATATCTTGATTCGAATGAGGATACCGTTCATCGACACTGGGTTGGGAGTTAAGCGAAGCTCAGCTGGCGATCTCAGTGGAATGCTCAGGGCAACGTACTTTTCTACCGAAGACGCTGATAGGGTAAGGGAGAAGAAGTGCGCAAATGAATCTGAGGATCCCAATAATCTTTACAAATCAAACATCCAGATTAGTGAGCTAAACGCTTTGAACGCTTGTATGGCGATACTGCAATACAAGCAAATCAAAGGGTTTTATGAGGGAGAAAACCGCACTTTTGATACTCGTTTCAATGTGAGTTCGTTCTTGATGGTGAGGGAAAATGCATTCAATGAAAATGAAGACTGA
- a CDS encoding multiubiquitin domain-containing protein, giving the protein MNPDKKLVTIVVEATPHEWPKGEISYDEVVALEVPGHSPESQTTYSVMYERGLGNKPAGSLYPGASVKVKEGMVFHVSETGQS; this is encoded by the coding sequence ATGAACCCAGACAAAAAGTTGGTCACTATCGTTGTCGAAGCAACTCCTCACGAGTGGCCCAAAGGTGAGATTTCGTACGACGAGGTGGTGGCACTAGAAGTGCCCGGTCACAGCCCTGAATCTCAAACCACCTATTCAGTTATGTATGAGCGGGGCCTGGGTAATAAGCCTGCTGGCTCGCTGTATCCTGGCGCGTCTGTAAAAGTGAAAGAAGGTATGGTGTTCCATGTTTCAGAAACTGGTCAATCTTAA
- a CDS encoding helix-turn-helix domain-containing protein, whose protein sequence is MPKGQFDADAFFEALDKTRNNKKITWRKVAEEAGVSASTLTRMAQGKRPDVDTLAALAAWSQLKVDNFIQRDTHDSKPAENSIEDVAALFRADPTLSSDAKVAIEAIVRTAHEKLRNH, encoded by the coding sequence ATGCCCAAAGGTCAATTTGATGCTGACGCATTTTTTGAAGCCTTAGATAAAACCCGTAATAACAAGAAGATAACTTGGAGGAAGGTGGCAGAAGAGGCTGGTGTTAGTGCTTCCACTCTCACTCGTATGGCACAAGGAAAGCGGCCTGACGTGGACACGTTGGCGGCACTGGCAGCATGGTCTCAGTTGAAAGTGGACAATTTTATTCAGCGGGATACACATGATTCGAAGCCCGCAGAGAACTCAATAGAGGACGTTGCTGCTCTGTTCAGAGCTGACCCAACCCTATCTTCGGATGCTAAAGTTGCAATAGAGGCGATTGTTCGGACAGCTCACGAAAAGTTGAGAAATCATTAA
- a CDS encoding ImmA/IrrE family metallo-endopeptidase has product MALMRGFKSEANKYAKEMREELGRQPHEPLCPWELATLLEIPILPLSEFSASDPQAVSVLSNGAQDNFSAVSVFEGRKRLIVHNDAHHPYRQAANIAHELSHAILLHPPTPPFTGDGERNFNAEVRSMEEEANWLGPALLVSEEAALQIVRNKMSMSDASKLYSASEQLITMRINVTGARKRTSRFRRPK; this is encoded by the coding sequence ATGGCATTAATGCGTGGATTTAAAAGTGAAGCCAATAAGTACGCCAAAGAGATGCGAGAAGAGCTCGGGAGACAACCCCACGAGCCACTCTGCCCGTGGGAATTGGCAACTTTGTTGGAAATCCCAATTCTTCCATTGAGTGAATTCTCTGCTAGCGATCCGCAGGCAGTTTCCGTTTTGTCCAACGGTGCTCAAGATAACTTCTCGGCAGTCTCCGTTTTTGAGGGCAGGAAACGATTGATCGTTCATAACGATGCTCATCATCCCTACCGGCAAGCCGCCAACATTGCCCACGAGTTAAGCCACGCAATTTTGTTACACCCCCCTACTCCTCCATTTACAGGCGATGGGGAGCGCAACTTCAATGCCGAAGTAAGGTCCATGGAGGAGGAGGCAAACTGGCTCGGACCTGCTCTGCTAGTTTCGGAGGAAGCAGCCCTTCAGATTGTACGTAACAAGATGTCCATGAGCGATGCGAGTAAGCTCTACTCGGCCAGCGAACAACTGATCACGATGAGAATAAACGTCACCGGCGCCCGCAAGCGGACGAGCCGCTTCAGAAGACCAAAATAA
- a CDS encoding nucleotidyl transferase AbiEii/AbiGii toxin family protein — MDKPYLFTLAEAEKKDLFAAGASRTGLPSYVLEKDYYVTLVLKLLFEKLKPKHTGKSSTPFMFKGGTTLSKVFHCIDRMSEDIDLSLDMKFLGHPEPEGGEKNTPRKKRVEKLNSAAADTVSNVLAPFLVDELKQIHSEFTVKVAPNGLDIEIFYPQLFQAPVGGYIRPRVLLECGGKAGLEPSDTHTVTPMVLEGLRVQHDDSCIVDVLGCDRTFFEKLTALHEINHRGVAGLGERQSRHIYDVIAIHEQNPGFIDNQELLAKVVDHKQKYFKRAAAKWNEAVPGSIKIVPEGEIAEALEADWEKMGVMFPGDLPWSFADMMQKLKEISDQINGPKTLGEDIEPKST, encoded by the coding sequence ATGGATAAACCGTACCTGTTTACACTGGCCGAGGCCGAGAAGAAGGACCTGTTCGCGGCGGGTGCATCGAGAACGGGATTGCCCAGCTATGTATTGGAGAAAGACTATTATGTGACTCTGGTCTTGAAGCTTTTGTTCGAGAAACTTAAGCCAAAGCATACCGGCAAGAGTTCCACCCCGTTCATGTTTAAAGGTGGTACTACGCTCAGCAAGGTCTTTCACTGCATCGACCGCATGTCTGAAGACATCGACCTTTCGCTTGACATGAAATTCCTTGGGCACCCCGAGCCTGAGGGTGGGGAAAAGAACACTCCTCGAAAAAAGAGAGTCGAGAAGCTGAATTCGGCGGCTGCCGATACCGTATCCAACGTTTTGGCTCCCTTCTTGGTTGATGAACTGAAGCAAATCCACTCTGAGTTCACCGTTAAAGTGGCGCCGAACGGTCTGGACATCGAGATTTTCTACCCTCAGCTTTTCCAGGCGCCAGTTGGCGGATACATAAGGCCGAGGGTGCTGCTTGAATGTGGTGGGAAAGCCGGGCTGGAGCCGTCAGATACCCACACGGTAACTCCAATGGTGCTGGAAGGTCTGAGAGTTCAGCACGATGACAGTTGCATCGTCGATGTGTTGGGATGTGATCGCACGTTCTTTGAAAAACTCACCGCCCTTCATGAAATCAATCACCGGGGAGTGGCAGGTCTGGGTGAACGTCAGTCGCGGCATATCTATGACGTTATCGCGATTCATGAGCAAAACCCCGGCTTCATTGATAACCAGGAATTGCTAGCCAAGGTCGTGGACCACAAACAGAAATACTTCAAACGAGCGGCGGCAAAATGGAATGAAGCGGTGCCGGGCTCCATCAAGATTGTACCCGAAGGAGAGATCGCCGAAGCGCTGGAAGCGGATTGGGAGAAAATGGGTGTTATGTTTCCCGGTGATCTCCCATGGTCATTTGCTGACATGATGCAGAAGCTCAAGGAAATTAGCGATCAAATAAACGGGCCGAAGACCCTGGGAGAAGATATCGAACCGAAATCGACCTAG
- a CDS encoding DUF6088 family protein yields the protein MTISEKIAEYVKRQPYGGVFTHKQLVKRFGGHGPLISQSLKKLKEAELIAPLERGLWQRPKPTRFGPAFATPEKIVSVLAKERKAFVVPSGAKALNEFGASTQMPMKPVFISTKRIQPIKLGKAQIEFKYSQAFEHAVKHLRGLSKDEKETAARLWVALEYAGKEHAEREGNVFKKVYLSLSEKGQKKLISALEGKLKWAQPILE from the coding sequence ATGACCATTAGCGAAAAAATTGCGGAGTATGTAAAGAGACAGCCTTACGGGGGCGTTTTTACGCATAAGCAGCTAGTGAAGCGCTTCGGAGGCCATGGTCCCCTCATTTCTCAGAGCTTGAAGAAATTGAAGGAGGCGGAGCTTATTGCACCCCTCGAACGAGGCCTGTGGCAACGGCCCAAGCCGACCCGGTTCGGGCCTGCCTTTGCTACTCCGGAGAAGATTGTTTCTGTTCTCGCAAAGGAACGGAAAGCTTTTGTCGTGCCTTCAGGCGCCAAGGCCCTAAATGAATTCGGGGCATCGACCCAAATGCCAATGAAGCCTGTATTTATCTCGACGAAACGTATCCAGCCGATCAAGCTGGGAAAGGCCCAGATAGAGTTCAAGTACAGCCAGGCCTTTGAACACGCGGTGAAACATCTGAGAGGACTGTCAAAGGATGAAAAGGAAACGGCCGCACGCTTGTGGGTAGCACTTGAGTATGCCGGCAAGGAGCATGCAGAGCGGGAGGGAAATGTATTCAAGAAGGTTTATCTCTCGCTGTCAGAGAAGGGTCAAAAAAAACTAATCTCAGCGCTTGAGGGCAAGCTGAAGTGGGCGCAACCGATTCTGGAGTAA
- a CDS encoding TonB-dependent receptor plug domain-containing protein, which produces MRQSILSCRRVRSRLFSIQLSSGVFCLAIFSAATADDSLWDIPLEELGQIRVVSIASGMETPLDKAAAVTSVISADDIAAIGATDLDQVLETVPGLHVNHSDQGFSPKYVFRGITTSNNAQALLLINGIPTTTMMYGNRGNAWGGMPVKAIERIEVIRGPGSALYGADAYSGVINIITKGPGSIDGQTVGVRLASNKTHGGWLESGQELAGLGVNLILEYQTTEGWDDIIERDAQTKFDETFGTSASLAPGPVNTGVDQLDARFEMGKNHWTLRAGIQDRGNLGTGPGLAQALDPEGQYSSRRLNMDYSYRWPNIAHDLDVEARVSYFNITQEPENNIILYPPGAFDGEFPNGLIGNPGYKEHQIRIDLSSVYRGFLNHRLHTGVGTFWADLYEVTEQKNFNPDFSPRDSVVDVSDDPTEIWMPEADRTNYYMFVQNEWKFAQNWQLVSGVRFDEYTDFGSTVNPRAALIWATTDAITTKVLYGRAFRAPSLNELYVSNNPVFIGNDQLDAETIDTFEVGMSHQLTPRVLYALNLFYYEIDDLITAVPISGTIATQYRNAGQRSGHGGEFELSFNVSDDLSLKVNYAYQTAKDERTGQSVGEAPNHQVYGRTDWSLSPRWALSSQVNWVGEQKRTEADQREPVRDSTTVDMTLRTKGLWRGLDLSLSVTNIFDEDVRDPSPFSEPTPAIPNDFPMPGRRLVGELHYTF; this is translated from the coding sequence ATGCGTCAATCGATTTTGTCTTGTAGACGAGTTCGATCAAGGCTCTTTTCTATCCAGTTGTCTTCTGGCGTGTTTTGTCTTGCAATCTTCAGTGCGGCTACAGCTGATGATTCGCTTTGGGATATTCCTCTAGAGGAACTCGGCCAAATACGGGTTGTCTCTATTGCTTCAGGTATGGAGACCCCCCTTGATAAGGCTGCGGCGGTCACCTCTGTCATCAGTGCTGACGACATTGCTGCGATTGGAGCAACGGATCTTGATCAGGTGCTCGAGACAGTGCCTGGCCTTCACGTCAACCATTCAGATCAGGGGTTTTCTCCCAAATACGTTTTTCGAGGAATAACCACAAGTAATAATGCTCAGGCGCTCCTGCTTATCAACGGCATTCCCACTACCACAATGATGTATGGAAATCGGGGCAATGCTTGGGGCGGTATGCCGGTTAAGGCAATCGAGCGCATTGAGGTTATCAGGGGGCCTGGTTCTGCGCTCTATGGTGCAGACGCGTACTCCGGTGTCATAAACATTATTACAAAGGGCCCAGGATCGATCGATGGTCAGACAGTTGGTGTGCGACTCGCCAGTAATAAAACCCACGGCGGTTGGCTGGAATCAGGCCAAGAATTGGCCGGACTGGGAGTGAATTTAATATTGGAGTACCAAACTACAGAAGGCTGGGACGACATTATAGAGCGCGACGCACAGACCAAATTTGACGAGACATTTGGTACTTCAGCCTCTTTGGCACCTGGCCCTGTAAACACGGGCGTGGACCAATTGGATGCCCGCTTCGAAATGGGTAAAAACCATTGGACGCTGCGCGCAGGTATTCAAGACCGCGGTAACTTGGGCACTGGCCCGGGCCTAGCCCAAGCTCTGGATCCGGAGGGGCAGTATTCTTCTCGTCGTCTCAATATGGATTACAGTTACCGCTGGCCCAACATCGCGCATGATCTGGACGTCGAGGCTCGGGTGTCATATTTCAATATAACCCAAGAGCCTGAAAACAATATTATCCTTTACCCACCAGGGGCGTTTGACGGTGAGTTCCCAAATGGATTGATTGGTAACCCGGGCTACAAGGAGCATCAGATTCGTATAGATCTGAGTTCAGTTTATCGAGGCTTTCTGAACCACCGGCTTCACACAGGTGTCGGAACGTTTTGGGCAGACCTCTACGAAGTCACCGAACAAAAGAACTTTAACCCGGATTTCAGCCCCAGAGACTCTGTAGTTGACGTCTCCGATGATCCAACCGAGATCTGGATGCCCGAGGCAGACCGCACTAACTATTACATGTTTGTTCAGAATGAGTGGAAATTCGCGCAAAATTGGCAACTCGTAAGTGGTGTTCGTTTTGACGAATATACCGATTTCGGAAGCACCGTTAATCCCCGGGCCGCCTTGATATGGGCTACGACGGACGCTATTACCACAAAGGTTTTATATGGGCGCGCCTTTCGTGCCCCTTCTTTAAACGAGCTTTACGTGTCCAACAATCCTGTCTTCATTGGAAATGACCAACTGGATGCGGAAACTATCGATACCTTTGAAGTTGGCATGTCTCATCAGCTGACTCCACGCGTACTTTACGCTCTTAACCTGTTTTATTACGAGATTGACGATCTCATTACCGCTGTGCCGATTTCCGGGACAATCGCTACTCAATACCGAAACGCAGGTCAGAGAAGTGGGCATGGGGGCGAGTTCGAACTTTCCTTTAACGTTTCGGATGATCTTTCGTTAAAGGTGAATTACGCGTATCAAACAGCCAAAGATGAACGTACGGGACAATCCGTGGGCGAGGCTCCCAATCATCAGGTTTATGGACGCACTGATTGGTCTCTCTCGCCCCGCTGGGCTCTGAGCTCACAAGTGAACTGGGTGGGAGAGCAGAAAAGAACGGAAGCCGATCAGAGAGAACCTGTGCGCGACTCCACAACTGTGGATATGACTCTTCGAACAAAGGGCTTATGGCGCGGGCTGGATCTTTCGCTATCCGTGACAAATATCTTCGATGAAGATGTTAGAGATCCGAGCCCCTTTTCAGAGCCAACCCCTGCCATTCCAAACGACTTCCCGATGCCAGGGCGTCGCTTGGTGGGCGAGCTCCATTACACGTTCTGA
- a CDS encoding citrate/2-methylcitrate synthase has protein sequence MNHERLYETESRLVTRIGKAFLTERVVMHGKDLHHELDHLEWLHLYLYAILGRDPGKNVANMLNCYWVGSSYPDPSIWPNHVAALAGSVRTTPSLGMMAGLSISEASIYGRRPEVRALDFFYRAAQWCDEGGKLEEFADREKSLGRILYGYGRPLAKTDERIAFTLDKAKEYGFSEGRHLKMAFAVYEHVNREHGYSMNVAAVHAALAADMGFSCEEYQLLLSPGFVTGMAPCYKDAKKRPEGSFFPIRCESIVYHGVGKRNWDD, from the coding sequence ATGAACCATGAACGACTGTATGAGACTGAAAGCCGCTTGGTGACGCGTATTGGAAAGGCCTTTCTTACTGAGCGCGTGGTCATGCATGGCAAAGATCTACATCACGAATTGGATCACCTCGAATGGTTGCATTTGTATCTGTATGCAATTCTTGGTAGAGATCCCGGTAAGAACGTCGCTAACATGCTGAATTGTTATTGGGTCGGTAGCAGCTACCCGGATCCGTCCATCTGGCCAAACCATGTTGCGGCTTTGGCGGGTTCGGTTCGTACCACTCCATCACTCGGAATGATGGCTGGATTAAGTATTTCCGAGGCATCCATCTATGGTCGCCGGCCGGAAGTTCGCGCGCTTGACTTCTTTTACAGGGCAGCCCAGTGGTGCGATGAGGGCGGAAAGCTGGAGGAGTTTGCTGACCGAGAGAAATCTTTGGGTCGTATTCTATATGGCTACGGACGTCCACTCGCGAAAACGGATGAGCGCATCGCCTTTACATTGGATAAGGCAAAGGAATACGGGTTTTCTGAGGGGCGCCATTTGAAAATGGCATTTGCGGTATACGAGCATGTGAACAGGGAGCACGGATATTCAATGAATGTTGCTGCTGTTCACGCTGCCCTCGCGGCAGACATGGGCTTCAGTTGCGAAGAGTACCAACTTCTACTGTCACCCGGCTTTGTAACTGGCATGGCACCGTGCTACAAAGACGCGAAAAAACGACCCGAGGGAAGCTTTTTCCCCATTCGGTGTGAAAGCATTGTTTATCACGGTGTTGGGAAGCGAAATTGGGACGATTGA
- a CDS encoding citryl-CoA lyase, with amino-acid sequence MSSDYAYHSNFWFEEPEESNPFAAKACYCHGYDVYSQVIEKAGWFEYLLLMFKGNRPQPHEAVLLEKLALVLANQGPKEASIRAAMNGGVAGTNHSSALMCALAVGSGLYGGAQELEICMRLWLECEQDIERWKARLQAPQEDERADIWPAIEHPPGFDPNGDQIPTTLLQSLELLVRFAPDDGALVWLRDHRCNLEGFFGCPISITAIAAATFVDLGLDQDQGSMLYLMLRLPGAAVHALEQREMGWKKFPFYSPAIQLEDDPGPCQKTAEEGGQ; translated from the coding sequence GTGTCATCAGACTATGCGTATCACTCCAATTTCTGGTTTGAAGAGCCGGAAGAATCCAATCCATTCGCTGCCAAGGCTTGTTACTGTCACGGCTACGATGTGTATAGCCAGGTCATAGAAAAAGCAGGTTGGTTCGAATACCTGTTATTGATGTTTAAAGGAAATCGACCGCAACCACACGAAGCCGTATTGCTTGAAAAACTCGCCCTAGTTCTTGCTAACCAAGGTCCCAAAGAGGCCAGTATTCGTGCCGCCATGAATGGTGGTGTGGCCGGCACCAATCATAGCTCAGCCCTTATGTGCGCACTTGCGGTTGGCTCAGGACTTTATGGTGGCGCTCAGGAGCTTGAAATTTGTATGCGCTTATGGCTGGAGTGCGAACAAGATATTGAGCGCTGGAAAGCCCGCCTTCAGGCTCCTCAGGAAGACGAAAGGGCCGACATCTGGCCAGCAATCGAGCATCCACCGGGCTTTGACCCGAATGGTGACCAGATACCGACAACGCTTCTCCAATCGCTGGAGCTTTTGGTCCGATTCGCACCGGACGATGGCGCCTTGGTCTGGCTCCGAGATCATCGTTGTAACCTCGAGGGATTCTTTGGTTGCCCCATATCGATCACTGCTATCGCCGCTGCAACCTTCGTGGACCTTGGCCTGGATCAGGATCAGGGCAGCATGCTTTACCTTATGCTCAGGCTACCCGGGGCGGCCGTGCATGCATTGGAGCAACGTGAAATGGGCTGGAAAAAGTTTCCCTTCTACAGTCCTGCCATCCAACTGGAGGATGATCCGGGGCCTTGTCAGAAAACTGCCGAGGAGGGCGGCCAATGA